In Alphaproteobacteria bacterium, the following proteins share a genomic window:
- a CDS encoding SDR family oxidoreductase, which produces MSNRLFCFGLGYTGTALAAALVQEGWAVAGSCREPEARERLLARGFEVALFDRQTPLAAARLEGSTHILVSVPPDEAGDAVCDDWGEAIAGLEGLAWLGYLSTTGVYGDRRGGWVDEGSRRRPTSPRSQWRRDAEDAWLGLWRRRGLPLHIFRLAGIYGPGRGPLEGAAGARRIDKPGQVFSRIHLDDIVAVLRASMARPRPGRIYNVCDDEAAPPQDVVAYACELLGLPVPPLLPYAQAELSPLARSFYANNKRVRNDRIKQELGVELKYPNYRAGLRAILASRRQAI; this is translated from the coding sequence ATGAGCAACCGATTGTTCTGTTTTGGCCTGGGTTACACCGGCACTGCCCTGGCCGCCGCCCTGGTCCAGGAGGGCTGGGCCGTGGCCGGCAGCTGCCGCGAGCCCGAAGCGCGGGAGAGGCTTCTGGCCCGGGGTTTCGAGGTGGCGCTCTTCGACCGCCAGACGCCGCTGGCTGCGGCCCGGCTCGAGGGCAGCACGCACATCCTGGTCAGCGTGCCGCCGGACGAGGCCGGCGATGCCGTCTGCGACGATTGGGGCGAGGCCATTGCCGGGCTCGAGGGGCTGGCGTGGCTGGGCTATCTATCGACCACCGGGGTCTACGGCGACCGCCGCGGCGGCTGGGTCGACGAGGGCTCGCGGCGCCGGCCCACGAGCCCCCGCAGCCAGTGGCGGCGCGACGCCGAGGACGCCTGGCTCGGGCTCTGGCGCCGTCGCGGCCTGCCGCTCCATATCTTTCGCCTGGCCGGCATCTACGGCCCCGGCCGCGGCCCGCTCGAGGGCGCCGCCGGGGCCCGGCGCATCGACAAGCCGGGCCAGGTTTTCTCGCGCATCCACCTCGACGACATCGTGGCCGTGCTGCGGGCCTCGATGGCCCGGCCCCGGCCCGGCCGGATCTACAACGTCTGCGACGACGAGGCGGCGCCGCCCCAGGACGTGGTGGCATATGCCTGCGAATTGCTGGGCTTGCCGGTACCGCCGCTGCTGCCCTATGCCCAGGCCGAACTGAGCCCGCTGGCGCGCTCCTTCTACGCCAACAACAAGCGCGTGCGCAACGATCGCATCAAGCAGGAACTGGGGGTGGAACTCAAATACCCCAATTATCGCGCCGGCCTCAGGGCGATCCTGGCCAGCCGCCGGCAAGCGATCTAG
- a CDS encoding alpha/beta hydrolase, whose product MNNPKMTSARPDLLDRPDGATIAYHRLAGKSPGVVFLGGFMSDMEGTKALALEDHCWRAGRAFLRFDPFAHGQSSGDMAEATVGRWRRDAVAVLDELCTGPQVLVGSSMGGWVALLAALDRPTRLAGLVGIAAAPDATEMMWAEFDADVRATLERDGVYHAPSDYGDGPYTIAMKLIEEGRQQLILDRPIEISCPVRLLQGMQDPDVPWRHALRIAAALTADDVVLTLVKQGDHRLSQAADIARLCATVEDLCG is encoded by the coding sequence ATGAACAATCCAAAAATGACGTCGGCCCGGCCGGACCTGCTTGATCGTCCGGACGGAGCCACCATCGCCTATCATCGCCTCGCGGGCAAGTCGCCCGGCGTGGTTTTCCTGGGCGGCTTCATGTCCGACATGGAAGGCACCAAGGCCTTGGCGCTGGAGGACCATTGCTGGCGCGCCGGCCGCGCCTTCCTGCGCTTCGACCCTTTCGCCCACGGCCAGTCGTCGGGCGACATGGCCGAGGCCACGGTGGGGCGCTGGCGGCGCGACGCCGTGGCCGTGCTCGACGAACTGTGCACCGGCCCGCAGGTGCTGGTGGGCTCGAGCATGGGCGGCTGGGTGGCGCTGCTGGCGGCGCTGGACCGGCCAACCCGCCTCGCCGGCCTGGTCGGCATCGCCGCCGCGCCGGACGCCACGGAGATGATGTGGGCCGAATTCGATGCTGACGTGCGGGCCACGCTGGAGCGCGACGGCGTCTACCATGCGCCCAGCGACTACGGCGACGGGCCCTATACCATCGCCATGAAGCTGATCGAGGAGGGCCGCCAGCAGTTGATCCTGGACCGTCCCATCGAGATCTCCTGCCCGGTGCGCTTGCTTCAGGGCATGCAGGACCCCGATGTGCCCTGGCGCCACGCGCTCAGGATCGCCGCGGCACTGACGGCCGACGACGTCGTGCTCACGCTGGTCAAACAGGGCGACCATCGCCTGTCGCAAGCCGCCGACATCGCCCGGCTTTGCGCCACCGTCGAGGACTTGTGCGGCTAG